Part of the Paenibacillus sp. FSL R7-0273 genome is shown below.
TCCAGGATGATCAGATCCGGCAGCTGGGAGCTGAACCAGAGCAGCGCATCCTGCCCGTTGTCCGCTTCGCATACTTCCCAGCCGTTTTGTATGAAATAGTCTGACACCAGCTCGCGGATCCGGATTTCATCCTCTACGAGCAGAAGCTTCTTCTTCAATCCAGTCCCCGCCTTCAAAGATGTTATTGGTATTAGCATAACTGGATGTTATGTCCTTTATGTGCCCTTATATCTCCCGAAGGAACAGCTCAATCTGTTCCATGTAGCCTCCACAGTAGGAGGAAGGCATGATGCGTTCCCGGTACACCCGCTCCGTTTCTTGTACATCTACATTAATATCGTCATCCACCAGCAGCAAAAGTATAGGAGACTTGAAGTTCCGCAGGTCCTTTTCCGCATCTGCGGTGAAATTCCGCTGACAAAGGTCCTTCCATACAAAAGACCATCCCTAAAAGGATGGCCTGCCCTGCTGCAATATTTATTTTGCCAAAATACTCCTTAGCATAACCAGCCGCTTGAAGCCCTCCGTCCCGGCCCAGCCGCCCGCACTCGCCAAAATCATATTATGAAACAGCTTCATCGCGATCGAGTAGGTCAGCGTTCCAAGCACAATCTCTATCGCGACAAACCGGAGGATATCCCCCTTGGTAATAATGTAGACTCTGAATTCCTGATTACGCGGCACCGGCACACCACCTTATTCGTCTTTTATGTAGCCATATGCTGCTGTTTGGTTGTCTAATGCCTATAATCAGGGATTTAGCGGTGAGAGCTGCACCTCAGCTTTATCGGCAACCAGGGTATAAAACTCGGGAAAGCCCGGGTCTGCGGCATTGGGAATCTCTTCAAAGGTCCGGATATACAGCCCGTTAGCAGCCGCCGCAGTCAATATGTCCCCCGCCGTCCAGGCCTTGGTCAGCACCTTGTTCAGTCCCGGACGCTCTGCTTCCGGCAGCAGCCTGGCAAAGGCGACCTCACCTTCCCGGACTGTATCATCAAAATAATTGCCTGTCGACTCCCGGAGCGTCTCCGTCGTCTTCCACGCTCTGGCAAACGGATGAAAATCCGTCAGCAGCAGCCGGCCGCCCTCCCCCAGCCTCCGGTTAACAAGCGAGAATAAAGGCTTCAGATCGGCAAAATAATGCAAAACCCCAAACTCTGTCAGCACATAATCGAACGTTCCCAGCGTTTCTTCATCCGGGATACTCAGCACATCCGCGCAGATATAGCTCAGCTCCACTCCCGCCGCAGCCGCCACCTCAATAGCATACCGGCAGTTCTCCGCGGAAATATCAACCACCGTCACCTCGGCTCCTAGCAGCGCTAAGGGAATCGCTTTACGGCCGTGGGAGCCGAGCAGATTGAGCACTTTTTTGCCGGATGGATCTCCTATGTATTTCAACCAGTAACGCAGCGGGTGCCGCGGGTCCTTCTTCAGCACTTCGGCAAGCGCCTCCGGCGTCCCGTGATGCTCTACCCAGGCCTGATAGGCCTTCGTTTCCCAAGCTGCTTTGTTGGCAGCTGACAGTTGCTCCTGCATGCATTAAGCCTCCTTGATAAATATGGAATAAATTCCAGGGTTATCAGTTTACTACAAAGGCCGGAGGATAGATAGCGGCGAATGGAAAAATAATACTTATGGAGTTGGTGCACATTGCCGCGCTCCCACAAAAAAACCAGCCTGTTGAAGGCTGGTTTTATATTTTTGTATCCTGTCACTTCGAATCTCAGAGCTCCGACCAGGTAATATTAAGCTCAACGACACCGGGTTCAGCCGTCAGCGCGCCTCCGATTACGGACCAGATTTGCGTATTGTCCGGTGAGTTGCCCTGGATAATCAGATTCTTCTCATCTATTGTTTGTACAGCATTATCTCCCAGTTTGTCAGCGAAATAATCCTTGTACCGCTTGGTTACAGACTCCATCCCTTCCTTAGTCCTGAAAATAAGCAGCGTTGCCTTCTTGCCTTCATTCTCTTCCGAATGCGACACGCTGATCACAGCATCCTCAGGGAGCGGAAAGTCTCCAGGCAAATGCTCCGGCAATCCCTCTGATGCAGCTCCCGCAGCCGGCTGGACAGAAGCCTGTTCAGTAGCGGCTGGCGCGGCCGTTGCTGACGGCTGGACTGAAGCGGCCGCTTCCTCCGTAGCTGCTGCAGTCGGCTGAGCCGTCGCGGCAGCATTATCCGCCTCATTATTACTGCTGCAGGCACTCAAGGTAATAGCGGCCAGCACCAGACCAATTCCTGCAACATATTTTCTATTATTCATATTCTCGCCCCTTCACTATTTCATTCCATGCATCGCTTTTCCAGAATAAGGTATGCAGACTTACCGGATTTTACCCCATATCCCCCTGGCTTAATCAGAATGAAGTGACATCACGGCGTAATATTTAAAATTTCCCGAAACAAAATGTGACCAAATCCCGTTCGTAGTGGTGTTATAGGTATAAAGGAGGTCATTGCATCATGCAGCGATCCATGACCCGGCCGGGAAATCATGTGATAAAGAGTTACGAAGCCTATTCAGAGATGCTGTTCCGGATTGCGATGGTCCATCTGGGCCGCCGCCAGGATGCTGAAGAGGCCGTTCAGGATACGTTCATCAAGCTGATGGAGAAGGCGCCGGCTTTTAACGACGCCGAGCATCAGAAGGCATGGCTGATCCGTGTGCTTACCAATACCTGCAAAACAATGCTGGGCAGGGGCTGGCGAAAGCGCGAGGTCAAGCTGGACGGTGCCGAGGCGCTGGCAGCAGACGGTCCTATAGATCTGGCGCTGCTGCAGCTCGTAATGGCATTGCCTGCGAAAATTAAAACAGTGATCCATCTCTACTACTACGAGGATTATTCTGTACAGGAAATCAGCCGGATTCTGCAGATCAGTGACTCTGCTGTGAAAATGCGGCTTCAGCGGGGACGGCAGCTGTTAAAACTGGAGCTGGAAGGAGCGGAATCAGAGTGAAGGAAGAACAATTTCGACAACAATACAAGAAAGCGGTGGATACTATGAAACCAAGTGAACATATGAAAAACGGACTGGTCAGCAAAACGGAGCAACAGCAGCAGGAGCGGAAACGCCCGCGCAAAACGATGTACATCGCAGCAAGTCTCGTAATTGCCGCAGGCATCGGTATCGCCGGACCAAATATCTGGCAGCAAATCAACGGCCCGGCGGCTCCGGCGCAGGTGGCCCAGGTTGACCCGGGAACGGGCATCATCATTCCTAAGGTGGAGCTTCCGGATCCGAATGCCCAGGTTCAGGCAAGCATGGTTCCGCTGGTTGTATATGAAGGCAATGTGTATACGCAGTCTGCAACGCGGATGGAAACTGCAGACATCGCTGCCCTGCGCGGCGATAAGCTCGGAACAACGACAGGCGGCATTGATGAATGGACCGGCAAGGATGGCTATACTGAGCTGTCTTCTAACATCGGCGTAACAGATATCTATACTGTAAAAGGCTACGATTCCGGCTTCCTGATCATGTCCTACACGGAAATTGACGGCCAGGTATTCGCTGACCTATATGAGCATACCAACGGCATTACCGTAAACAGCGGCGCCGACCTGATCGGTGAGCTAAATCTCGAAGGCCGGATTACGTCCGCCCAGTGGGAAAGCTTCGACAGCTGGAACAACGGCCAGCAGCAGTATGCACCGCTTGCAGGCGGTGAGGTGCTGGATAACTTCGTGACAGCGCTTCAGGCCGCTAAACCACTCGCAGCAGAACCGCTGGTCGAGCAGGGCATCTACGAGAGCGAAGACCGCAAGATTGTCTATCTGGAGCTGGAGGATAAGGCCCAGGTTCAGCTGGTGCTCTTCGGCCAGGGGCTGGTGCGCTATGGCAACGCCCCCGTATTCTTTGAAGTGGAAGTCGGCGCGTTCCAGACACTCTGGGACAGCATGACTCCATAAGGAAGGCTATGGCCCGCGGCAACGGGCCGGCCTGACATTAATAAAGCAGCCCTGCCTTGTAGGCGGGCTGCTTTGCTGTGTTGCGGTTTTTCATGATACTTCTTTCTGCTTATCCGTCTTTTTCTTTCTGCGGTTTTCCCAAAACGTATCTGCGATACATTCAAAAATAAACTCAATGATTGAAAAAATCCCTCTCACCCCGCCTTACTCTCGCTCACACGGCTCAAACTCACCATAAAGAGTCCTGCGACAGATTGATATATTTCAGCTGCTGCATCTCCTGCAAAAAGTCCGGCTTCGCCGGAATCATGCACATCCCGAGATCCAGAGCCTGCAGCTTCTTCAGCTTCGTCAATTCGACGGGCAGCTCGCGGATAGCCGTGTACTGGATGGTGAGCCGCTCCAGCTGCTCCAGCTCTCCGATCTCCGGCGGTATGCGGTTTAGGCTAATCTCTTCTTTAGGCTTGGCTTGGTAACCGGGCACCGGACGGTCTGAGCT
Proteins encoded:
- a CDS encoding class I SAM-dependent methyltransferase — protein: MQEQLSAANKAAWETKAYQAWVEHHGTPEALAEVLKKDPRHPLRYWLKYIGDPSGKKVLNLLGSHGRKAIPLALLGAEVTVVDISAENCRYAIEVAAAAGVELSYICADVLSIPDEETLGTFDYVLTEFGVLHYFADLKPLFSLVNRRLGEGGRLLLTDFHPFARAWKTTETLRESTGNYFDDTVREGEVAFARLLPEAERPGLNKVLTKAWTAGDILTAAAANGLYIRTFEEIPNAADPGFPEFYTLVADKAEVQLSPLNP
- a CDS encoding RNA polymerase sigma factor, whose amino-acid sequence is MQRSMTRPGNHVIKSYEAYSEMLFRIAMVHLGRRQDAEEAVQDTFIKLMEKAPAFNDAEHQKAWLIRVLTNTCKTMLGRGWRKREVKLDGAEALAADGPIDLALLQLVMALPAKIKTVIHLYYYEDYSVQEISRILQISDSAVKMRLQRGRQLLKLELEGAESE